A segment of the Magnetospirillum sp. WYHS-4 genome:
GGCGGATCGCCTGACGGCCGTCCACATGCGCCATGAGCGCACCCGCATCGAACACGTCGAGACCCTGGAGGCTTGAGCCATGATGGACCTCGCCAACGAATTCCCTTCGGCCGGCATGCCGACCCGGAAGGAGGAAAAGCCGGTCGGCCCCACCGTCCAGCTCATCACCTTCACCATCGGCGACGAGGAATACGGCGTCGACATCATGGCGGTGCGCGAGATCCGCGCCTGGGCGGAAACCACGCTCTTGCCGAATACGCCCAAATACGTGCGGGGCGTCATCAACCTCCGGGGCACCATCGTGCCGATCTATGACCTGCGGGCCCGCTTCGGCATGGGGGCCACCGACGCCAGCAAGACCCACGTGGTCATCGTGGTGGGTATCGGCGGGCGCACCATCGGCATCCTGGTCGATACGGTCTCCGACATTCTGACCGTGACCGAACACGATGTCCGCCCGGTTCCCGACATGGAACTGACGGTGGACGGAGCCTTCCTGAGCGGCCTGATCACGGTGCAAGACCACATGGTGGCCTTGATCCAACTCGACAAGCTGTTCGACACGACGCTGGCGGTTGCCGGCACTGCGACCAAGGGGGCGGAGAGCCTGCCGTCCCCGGGAACCTGAAGGACCGAGAATTGGGGGGCGATATGAATGCTGCCAAGAGCCGTTCCGGATTTCGGCTCCGGCACCGGTTGGGCGTGCTGGTGCTGGCGCCGCTGCTGGGCATGGCTTCGTTCTCCGGCATCCTGGTGGCGGAGAAGCTCAGCCAGCACGACGCGATCGAGGAACTGCACGAGGTCATCGATATCGCCCCCGCCCTGGGCGGCCTGGTGCACGAACTGCAGAAGGAACGCGGCTTGACGGCGGGCTACCTGGGACCCGGGGGCGCCGCGAAATTCAAGGACAAGCTGACAGCCCAGCGACAGGCCACCGACAAGGCCCTGGCAGCCTTCGCCAAGGCCGCCGGGCCGCTCAAGGCGACCGCGGACGGCGGCCTTTCCGAAACCTTCAAGACCGTCGACTCCCTGTTCGGCGCCATGGCCGACCGGCGCGGTGCGATTCTGGACGGCACGATCCCGGTTCCCGAGGGGACCGGCTATTACACCACCCTCGTCGACCGTCTGCTGCACATCGTCGGCGGCCTTGCCCATCTCAGCATGGACGCGCGGGTCAGCAGCCAGATCGCCGCCTATGTGGCGATCCTGCAGGGCAAGGAAGCGGCGGGCCAGGAACGGGCCGTGGGAACGGCGGGGTTCACCGGCGGCTTCTTCGGGCCCGCGGCGCACCGCCAATTCATCAGCCTGGTGGCGGCCCAGAAGGCCTATTTCGCCGTTTTCGCCGAATTCGCCAACGCCGGCCAGAAGGGCTTCTTCGAGGAAACCCTGCGCGATCCCGCCATCGCCGAAATCGACCGCCTGCGTAAGATCGCCATGGAAAGCCCGGACAACGGCCATACGGGCAGTGTCGATCCCGCTCGCTGGTTCGAGGTGACGACCACGCGCATCGAACTGCTGAAGAAGATCGAGGACCGTCTCGCCGGCGACATCAACCGACGGACAGAGGAACTGCACGACGCCGCCGAACGGCACGTCTATGGCTTCGGCGGTTTGGCCGTGGCGATCATGATCGGGACCGTCGCCCTGGTGATGGCGATCCTGCGCGGTCTGACCGGGCCGATCAACACCATGGTCGGCGTCATGGACCGTCTGGCCGCCGGCGAGACCGTGGACATCCCGGCCGCCGACCGCGGCGACGAAATCGGCGACATGGCCCGCGCGCTTTCCCAGATCCACGAGACCGGCGCCCGCGCGGCCCGAGTCCAGGCGGCGCTCGACGTGGTTTCCTCCATGGTCGTCCTGATCGATCCGGAGCACCGGATCAGCTACGCCAATCGGGCGGCGCAGCGCCACGCCTCGGAGAACGGCGCGGCCCTGGGCGCCGCCCGTCCAGGATTCCCGACCGGCGGCTTGGTGGGCTGCGACTTCGACTCGTGCCATACCGATCCCACCCTCGGCCGCCAAGCCTTGCGCGGTCTCCGCGGCGAGCACCGCAGCCGCTTCGAGATGGGCGAGCGCACCTTCGACGCCGTCGCCAATCCGGTGGAAGTGGGCCGCGGAGAAAGAGTCGGCACGGTCGTCGAGGTCGTCGACATGACCCATCAACTGGCGATCGAGAAGGAGGTGTCCGACCTGGTGGACGCGGCCGCCGCCGGAGACTTCAGCCGCCGCATCGACCTGGCCGATCAGAGCGGCTTCATGGCCCGTCTGGCGCAAGGCGTCAACCAACTGGCCGATACGGTCGAAAAGGGCCTGGAATCGGTGATCGCCGTATTTCACGCCATGGCCGAGGGCGACCTGACCCAACGCATGGCCGGCGACTACCAGGGCGCCTTCCTTCGCCTGCAGGAGGACTCGGCGCAGATGGCCGAACGCCTGGCCGGTATCGCCACGCGGATCATCGAGGCCACCTCGGCGGTGCAGACCGCCGCCGCCGAGATCTCGGAGGGCACCGCCGATCTGGCCCAGCGGACCGAGCACCAGGCTTCCAGCCTGGAAGAGACGGCGGCCGCCATGGAAGAGCTGTCGGCCACGGTGCGCCAGAATGCCGGCAACGCCCAGCAGGCCAATCAGTTGGCCGTCGCGGCCCGCGAGTCCGCCAACCAAGGCGGAACCGTCGCCAAGGACGCGGTGGAGGCGGTGACCGGTATCGCGGCCTCGTCGCGCCAGATCACCGAGATCGTCGGCATGATCGAGGAGATCGCGTTCCAGACCAACCTGCTGGCACTGAACGCGGCCGTGGAGGCCGCACGGGCCGGTGACGCCGGCAAGGGCTTCGCCGTGGTGGCCGCCGAGGTCCGGTCCCTGGCGCAAAGGACCAGTCAGGCCTCCAAGGACATCAAGGGCCTGATCGATTCCAGCAATAAGCAGGTGGGACGGGGCGTCGGCTTGGTCACCCAGGCCGGAACCGTGCTGGGAGAGATCGTCACCGGCGTCAAGAAGGTGGCGGACATCGTGTCGGAGATCGCCGCCGCCAGCCGCGAACAATCCACAGGCCTGGACGAGGTCAACACGGCCGTCTCGCAGATGGACGAGATGACCCAGCAGAATGCCGCCATGGTCGAGGAAAGCACGGCAGCCGCCCAGTCCCTGGCCAATCAGGCGCAGGAACTGCTGCGGCTGGTCGCCTTCTTCAGGACGGGCGACGTCGCACTGGACGGGGCTCTCGCACCGCCACCCATCGCTCCAGCCCTCCCGCAGCCGGCGCCGAAGCCGGCCCCGGCCGCCAAGCCGGCACCTGTCGCCGAACTCAAGCGGCCCCCGGCCAAGGGCACCGCGAATTCCGATTCCGACGCGGATCCGGAGTGGCAGGAGTTCTAGGAATGGCCGTTTCCAAGGGAGGCACGGTCGCCGAGCGGGAATTCCACCTGGGCGAGGAAGAATTCCGCTTCCTCGTCGACATGGTCCATCAACGCACCGGCATCGTGCTGGGCGAGCACAAGCGGACCATGATCTACGGCCGTTTGGCGCGCCGCCTGCGCCAGTTGGGCATGAACAGTTTCCGGGACTATTGCGATCTGATCGCCGGCGATCACGGAACCGCCGAAATCGGCTTCTTCGTCAACGCGGTGACCACCAACCTCACCCGCTTTTTCCGCGAAGGCCATCACTTCGACCACCTGCGCGACGAGTTCCTGCCCGCCCTGGCCAGGCGGGCGGAAGGCGGGGCGCCCAGGCGGCTGCGCATCTGGTCGGCCGGCTGTTCCTCGGGCGAGGAGCCCTACACCATCGCCATGACCCTGCGCGAAGGTCTTCGCGATCTGGACCGCTGGGACGCCCGCATCCTGGCTACCGACATCGATACCGACATGCTGGACAAAGGAGAGGCCGGGCTTTACCCGGCGGATTCCCAGGAAGGCATCCCCGAAGCCTACCGCGGGCGCTATACGGAAAGCCAAGGCGGCAAGATCAGGATGAAGGACTCGCTGCGTTCCCTGATCGCCTTCAAGCGGCTCAATCTGTTGGGCCGCTGGCCGATGAAGGGCCCCTTCGATGCCATCTTCTGCCGGAATGTGGTCATCTACTTCGATCGCCCGACCCAGACCGCCTTGTTCGGACGCTATGCCGAGTTGCTGGCCGACCACGGCTTTCTTTACGTCGGCCATTCCGAGAATTTGTTCAACGTTACCGACCGCTTCCGCTTGGTGGGACGGAGCGTCTACCGCAAGGCACCTGTTTGAAAATGGAATCATCTTGATCGAATCGCGGCGGGCCGGTAAGCCGAACCTCGGCTTCTCGCCAATCCGATAGGGGACCACACGATGGCTGGCAAGATACGCGTTCTGATCGTCGACGACTCGGCGTTGATCCGCCAGATGCTGACGGCCATGCTGAGCGAAGACCCAGAGTTGGAGGTCGTCGGCTCCGCTTCCGATCCCTTGATCGCGCGCGAGAGGATCAAGGAACTCAATCCGGACGTCATCACCTTGGATGTCGAGATGCCGCGCATGGACGGCATCAGCTTCCTGCGCAAGATCATGAAATTGCGGCCGATGCCGGTGGTGATGGTTTCCACCCTGACCCAGAAGGGGGCCGAGGTCACCCTCGAGGCTCTGGAAATCGGCGCCGTCGACTTCGTCGGCAAGCCGACCATCGACATGCAGCAGGGCATGGCCGGCAAGAAGGAGGAGATCATCTCCAAGGTCAAGGCGGCCGCCCGTGCCCGCGTGCGCGTCCCCGCCGACCTGAATTCCCCGGCGCAACGGCCGAAGGTTCTGGCCGTTCCGGCCGGCCCGGGCTTCCGCACTACCGATCGCATCGTCGCCATCGGCGCTTCGACCGGCGGCGTGGAGGCGCTACGCGAGGTGATCTGCGCCCTGCCCGCCGACTGCCCGCCCATCCTGATTACCCAGCACATGCCGGTGAAATTCACCGAAAGCTTCGCCAAGCGGCTCGATTCCATGGCGGCGCTGGCGGTTTCGGAAGCCCGTGATGGTGAACGGGCCGTGCCGGGCCACGTCTACATCGCGCCCGGCGGCCAGCATCTGGAACTGGTCCGGTCCGGCGGCACCTACGGCTGCAAGGTCTACGACGGACCGCTGGTGTCCGGTCACCGGCCCTCGGTCGACGTGCTGTTCCGGTCGGTGGCCGCCCAGGCCGGTCCCAACGCGGTGGGCGCCATTCTCACCGGCATGGGCCGGGACGGGGCCGAAGGCCTGATGGCCATGCGCGAGGCCGGCGCGATGACCCTCGGCCAGGACGAATCCACGGCCCTGGTCTATGGGATGCCGCGGGTCGCCAAGGAAATCGGCGCCGTCCAGGTCGAATTGCCCTTGAGCCGCATCGCCGAAGGAATCCTTAAGCACAGCAGCGGCGGCTGAAGAAAGAAATTGATCGATTCCCGGTCTTCACAGTAAGGAAGCATTGAGCCGATTTGGGGGAAGAAGCAGCCATGCCGCAAGCGCACAATCTCAAGATCCTGATCGTCGACGACCAGCAGAGCATGCGGGGCTTGCTCCGCTACGGCCTGCAGCAGCTGGGCGTCCGCAACGTGGTCGAGGCCAAGGACGGAGGAGAGGCGCTGCAGGCGCTGCTCGCCAACAAGTTCGATCTGGTGATCTCGGACTGGAACATGGACGGCATGGACGGCCTGACCTTGCTGAAGACCATCCGCTCCAATCCGCTGATCAAGAAGACGCCCTTCATCATGTCGACGGGGCAGAAGGACCAGGAAAAGGTCCGCGAGGCCATCCAGGCCGGCGTCAACAACTACGTGGTCAAGCCCTTCAACGTCGAAACCCTGAAGAAGAAGATGGAAGCCGTCATCGGCAAGCTCGAATAGTCCCATGGTCGGACCGGCCGGCACCCATATCGTCGTGGTCGGCAACGAAAAGGGCGGGGCCGGCAAGACCACGGCGGCGATGCATTTGGCGGTAGCCTTGATGCGCATGGGTTATCCGGTGGGGACCATCGATCTCGATCCCCGCCAGCGCACCTTGACCCGCTACGTCGAGAACCGGTCGCGCTGGATGGAAGAAAACCCCGTTCGCCTGCCGCGACCCGAACACCGCCTGGTGATCCGCAGCACCCTCGACAGCATTCAGGACGCCGCCCGCGACGAAGAAGACCGCCTTGCCGCCACGGTCGAGGAACTGGGCCGCACCTGCCCCTTCCTGGTGGTGGATTGCCCAGGCAACGACGTGCCGCTGGCCCGCTTCGCCCATACCTTCGCCGATACCCTGATCACGCCGATCAACGACAGCCTGGTCGACCTGGACCTGTTGGTCGAATTGCATCCCACCACGCTGGCCCTCGAACGGCCGGGAGTCTATGCGGCGATGATCCTGGAGCAGCGCCGCGCCCGCCTGGGGGGCTGGCGGCGGGGGTGCGACTGGATACTGCTGCGCAACCGCTTGTCGGCGCTCAACGACCACAACAAGCGGCGCGTCCTCGCCACGCTGGAAAGCCTGTCCAAGACCCTGGGCTTCCGCATGGTGCGCGGATTCGGCGAACGTATCGTCTTCCGCCAGCTTTTCCTTGCCGGGCTGACGGTGCTGGACCTGCGCGAACCGGGCACCGGCATCCCGCTCACCATGTCACACGTCGCAGCCCGCCAGGAAGTGCGCCAACTGGTCGAAGCCCTCTGGCTGCCGCGCCTGGAGGGCAAGCTGGATATGATCTGATCAGAACAGCTCGACGTCGGGAACGGCGGCCGAAGGGGTGGCCGGGTCCGTGCCACGCAGGCGGGCGGCCAAGCGCTGGCGCATGGCTTCGAGGGGTAGTCCGTCCAGCAGGCCGGCCGCGATTCGGTCGCGCAGATCCGCATCCGACCCCGCGGCCGGCGTCATGGCTGCCAGATCGACGACGGCGCTTCTCAGGCGGGCCAGGAGCATCGCGACCTGTTCCTGGTGCTGGCGGATCAGATCCTCGCTCTGCAGGGCCCCGATCACCTCGGGAAAGTGGCCTTCCTCCCCTCGCAGGTGCGTCCCGATGGTCTGGGCGCACCGTTCCTGTTCGGCGGCCACGGCGACGATTTCCGCTTCCGCCGCCTCCAGGCCGGCAACCATCACCTCGCCCAGGGCGAGCCATCGTTCCA
Coding sequences within it:
- a CDS encoding chemotaxis response regulator protein-glutamate methylesterase, with amino-acid sequence MAGKIRVLIVDDSALIRQMLTAMLSEDPELEVVGSASDPLIARERIKELNPDVITLDVEMPRMDGISFLRKIMKLRPMPVVMVSTLTQKGAEVTLEALEIGAVDFVGKPTIDMQQGMAGKKEEIISKVKAAARARVRVPADLNSPAQRPKVLAVPAGPGFRTTDRIVAIGASTGGVEALREVICALPADCPPILITQHMPVKFTESFAKRLDSMAALAVSEARDGERAVPGHVYIAPGGQHLELVRSGGTYGCKVYDGPLVSGHRPSVDVLFRSVAAQAGPNAVGAILTGMGRDGAEGLMAMREAGAMTLGQDESTALVYGMPRVAKEIGAVQVELPLSRIAEGILKHSSGG
- a CDS encoding nitrate- and nitrite sensing domain-containing protein, with product MNAAKSRSGFRLRHRLGVLVLAPLLGMASFSGILVAEKLSQHDAIEELHEVIDIAPALGGLVHELQKERGLTAGYLGPGGAAKFKDKLTAQRQATDKALAAFAKAAGPLKATADGGLSETFKTVDSLFGAMADRRGAILDGTIPVPEGTGYYTTLVDRLLHIVGGLAHLSMDARVSSQIAAYVAILQGKEAAGQERAVGTAGFTGGFFGPAAHRQFISLVAAQKAYFAVFAEFANAGQKGFFEETLRDPAIAEIDRLRKIAMESPDNGHTGSVDPARWFEVTTTRIELLKKIEDRLAGDINRRTEELHDAAERHVYGFGGLAVAIMIGTVALVMAILRGLTGPINTMVGVMDRLAAGETVDIPAADRGDEIGDMARALSQIHETGARAARVQAALDVVSSMVVLIDPEHRISYANRAAQRHASENGAALGAARPGFPTGGLVGCDFDSCHTDPTLGRQALRGLRGEHRSRFEMGERTFDAVANPVEVGRGERVGTVVEVVDMTHQLAIEKEVSDLVDAAAAGDFSRRIDLADQSGFMARLAQGVNQLADTVEKGLESVIAVFHAMAEGDLTQRMAGDYQGAFLRLQEDSAQMAERLAGIATRIIEATSAVQTAAAEISEGTADLAQRTEHQASSLEETAAAMEELSATVRQNAGNAQQANQLAVAARESANQGGTVAKDAVEAVTGIAASSRQITEIVGMIEEIAFQTNLLALNAAVEAARAGDAGKGFAVVAAEVRSLAQRTSQASKDIKGLIDSSNKQVGRGVGLVTQAGTVLGEIVTGVKKVADIVSEIAAASREQSTGLDEVNTAVSQMDEMTQQNAAMVEESTAAAQSLANQAQELLRLVAFFRTGDVALDGALAPPPIAPALPQPAPKPAPAAKPAPVAELKRPPAKGTANSDSDADPEWQEF
- a CDS encoding response regulator, giving the protein MPQAHNLKILIVDDQQSMRGLLRYGLQQLGVRNVVEAKDGGEALQALLANKFDLVISDWNMDGMDGLTLLKTIRSNPLIKKTPFIMSTGQKDQEKVREAIQAGVNNYVVKPFNVETLKKKMEAVIGKLE
- a CDS encoding division plane positioning ATPase MipZ — its product is MVGPAGTHIVVVGNEKGGAGKTTAAMHLAVALMRMGYPVGTIDLDPRQRTLTRYVENRSRWMEENPVRLPRPEHRLVIRSTLDSIQDAARDEEDRLAATVEELGRTCPFLVVDCPGNDVPLARFAHTFADTLITPINDSLVDLDLLVELHPTTLALERPGVYAAMILEQRRARLGGWRRGCDWILLRNRLSALNDHNKRRVLATLESLSKTLGFRMVRGFGERIVFRQLFLAGLTVLDLREPGTGIPLTMSHVAARQEVRQLVEALWLPRLEGKLDMI
- a CDS encoding protein-glutamate O-methyltransferase, which codes for MAVSKGGTVAEREFHLGEEEFRFLVDMVHQRTGIVLGEHKRTMIYGRLARRLRQLGMNSFRDYCDLIAGDHGTAEIGFFVNAVTTNLTRFFREGHHFDHLRDEFLPALARRAEGGAPRRLRIWSAGCSSGEEPYTIAMTLREGLRDLDRWDARILATDIDTDMLDKGEAGLYPADSQEGIPEAYRGRYTESQGGKIRMKDSLRSLIAFKRLNLLGRWPMKGPFDAIFCRNVVIYFDRPTQTALFGRYAELLADHGFLYVGHSENLFNVTDRFRLVGRSVYRKAPV
- a CDS encoding chemotaxis protein CheW, with the translated sequence MMDLANEFPSAGMPTRKEEKPVGPTVQLITFTIGDEEYGVDIMAVREIRAWAETTLLPNTPKYVRGVINLRGTIVPIYDLRARFGMGATDASKTHVVIVVGIGGRTIGILVDTVSDILTVTEHDVRPVPDMELTVDGAFLSGLITVQDHMVALIQLDKLFDTTLAVAGTATKGAESLPSPGT